The genomic stretch GTCTGAACTCTACGGCGACGACGTGGTTTTCCATGGCAAGTTGGCAAGCCTCGGCATGGGCACCGGCAGCGCGTTCTCGATTTTGCCGGCGCAGAATGCATCGGGTAACTGGATCAAGATCGTGCAACGTGTGCCGGTTCGCGTTCAATTGGACCCGAAAGAATTGCAGGCACATCCCTTGCGCTTGGGTCTGACCATGAGCGTGAAGGTCAATCTGCATGACAAGGGCAATGGCTTGTTGCCGACCACGACGTCGACGCAAGCACATGCCACGACATCGGCTTACGATTCCGTCATGGCACGCGCTGATGAAGAAATCGAACGTGTCGTACGCGACAACATGGGCAGCCGTTAATCGTGTCTACCACCGCGGAAAACACCGAAGGTGAAAACGCCGCACGACCGCCTTCAGGTTTGACGGCACCGGGATTTTCGCCGCCAAACCGTGCACTGGCGACCTTGGGTCTGGCACTTGCAAGCTTCATGCAAGTGTTGGACACCACGATTGCCAACGTGTCCTTACCGGCGATCTCCGGCAACTTGGGTGGCAGTGCCAACCAAGCGACGTGGGTGATTACGTCGTTTGCGGTCAGTACCGCCATTGCCCTGCCCTTGACCGGCTGGCTCACACGTCGTTTTGGTGAGCGCAAATTATTCATGTGGTCGACGCTCGCGTTTGTGGCGGCGTCTTTCTTGTGCGGTATCTCTGCAAGCATGGGCATGCTCGTGTTCGCACGTGCGCTGCAGGGCTTTGTGTGCGGCCCGATGTATCCGGTGACGCAAGCTTTGCTGCTGTCGATCTATCCGCCACAGAAACGTGGGCAAGCCATTGCCTTGCTCGCGATGGTGACCGTCGTTGCGCCCATTGCGGGACCAATTCTGGGTGGTTGGATTACGGACAACTACAGTTGGGAATGGATCTTCTTCATCAACATTCCGATCGGCATCTTCGCATCGATCGTGGTGGGTCGTCAGTTGAAGGGTCGCCCGGAACGTCTTGAACGCCCGAAGATGGATTACATCGGCTTGGCCTTGCTGGTGCTGGGTGTCGGCGCGTTGCAAATCATGCTTGACCTCGGCAATGACGAAGATTGGTTCCATTCGACCACGATCGTTGCGCTGACGATCATTGCCGTGATCTCGCTGGTGGTGTTCGTGATCTGGGAATTGACGGATGACGATCCTATCGTGAACTTGCGCTTGTTCCGTCACCGCAACTTTGCGGCAGGGACATTGGCGATGGTGATGGCGTATTCCGCGTTCTTCTCCGTGGGCTTGTTGGTGCCCCTGTGGCTGCAACGAAACCTCGGATACACAGCGATATGGGCAGGGTTCGCCTCTGCGCCCATTGGGATATTGCCGGTGCTCTTAACGCCCTTTGTCGGGCTCTACGCGGCGCGGTTTGATTTACGCGTGGTGGCGAGTATTGCGTTTGTCGCGATGGCATTGACCAGTTTCATGCGTTCGCAATTCAATCTGGACGTGGACTTCGAACGCGTCGCATTGGTGCAACTCTTCCAAGGCTTCGGTGTCGCGCTGTTCTTCATGCCTGTGCTGACGATCTTGCTATCAGATCTTGAGCCCAGTGAAATTGCGGCAGGCTCCGGGCTTGCGACCTTCGTGCGGACATTGGGCGGCAGCTTCGCAGCCTCGCTCACCACGTTCTTGTGGACCGAACGTGGGGCCGTGCACCACGCGCATATGACAGAAGCGATCGAGCGCACGGACCCGAACATGGTGCAAACCGTGACCCAACTCGGTGGTGGTGATTTGCAGCGCGGCGCATTCGTCTTGGAGCGCATGATTTCTCAGCAAGCCATGCAAATTGGCTTCAATGAAATCTTCCACGCACTCGGGATCATCTTCCTGTTAGTGATCGCTTTTGTGTGGTTTGCACGCCCACCGTTCATTGCAAAGATGGGCCCCTCTGCTGCGGCAGGCGGTCACTAATCGATTGCGGACAGCGCGTCTGCGAGTCGATCAACGGCAATGACTTCCATCCCCGCGGGTGAAACGCGCGGGGCATTGCCACGCGGCACGATGGCCCGTTTAAAGCCATGCGTGGCGGCTTCTTTCAAGCGCTCTTCGCCATTGGGCACGGGGCGAATCTCGCCACTTAAACCGACTTCGCCGAACGCCAGGGTTTTTTCAGGCAAGGGCGCGTTACGTAGTGACGACAGAACGGCCAGCAGCACAGGCAAATCTGCGGCGGTTTCTTGCACACGAATGCCGCCCACGACATTGACGAACACGTCTTGGTCGCTGGTGAATACACCACCATGACGATGCAGAACGGCCAATAGCATCGCTAAACGATTGCCTTCCAAGCCAACCGCCACGCGACGCGGGTTTGAAAGCGGTGAGGCATCGACCAACGCTTGCACTTCGACCAACAGCGGACGCGTGCCCTCGCGCGTCACCAAGACGCAACTTCCCGGCTGGCGTGTGCTCGTGCCGCTAAGGAAAATGGCCGAGGGATTGGGGACTTCGCGAAGCCCCTTGTCGCCCATCGCAAACACGCCCAATTCGTTCACGGCGCCGAAGCGATTTTTGAACGCGCGCAAGATGCGGAAGCGCGAACCGGAATCGCCTTCGAAATACAGCACGGCATCGACCATGTGTTCAAGCACGCGC from Lysobacter sp. HDW10 encodes the following:
- a CDS encoding DHA2 family efflux MFS transporter permease subunit gives rise to the protein MQVLDTTIANVSLPAISGNLGGSANQATWVITSFAVSTAIALPLTGWLTRRFGERKLFMWSTLAFVAASFLCGISASMGMLVFARALQGFVCGPMYPVTQALLLSIYPPQKRGQAIALLAMVTVVAPIAGPILGGWITDNYSWEWIFFINIPIGIFASIVVGRQLKGRPERLERPKMDYIGLALLVLGVGALQIMLDLGNDEDWFHSTTIVALTIIAVISLVVFVIWELTDDDPIVNLRLFRHRNFAAGTLAMVMAYSAFFSVGLLVPLWLQRNLGYTAIWAGFASAPIGILPVLLTPFVGLYAARFDLRVVASIAFVAMALTSFMRSQFNLDVDFERVALVQLFQGFGVALFFMPVLTILLSDLEPSEIAAGSGLATFVRTLGGSFAASLTTFLWTERGAVHHAHMTEAIERTDPNMVQTVTQLGGGDLQRGAFVLERMISQQAMQIGFNEIFHALGIIFLLVIAFVWFARPPFIAKMGPSAAAGGH